One window of Methylococcus sp. EFPC2 genomic DNA carries:
- a CDS encoding type II toxin-antitoxin system HigB family toxin: MQLLGLIKLDAFKRTHADSRGPLDVWQAEVEKAHWNGPQDVKNRYPSASFLADNRVIFNIKGNTYRVVIKVRYQNGIVLIEWVGTHAEYDKKNF, encoded by the coding sequence ATGCAATTGCTTGGCCTCATCAAGCTGGATGCTTTCAAGCGAACGCACGCGGATTCGCGCGGGCCACTGGATGTCTGGCAGGCGGAGGTCGAGAAAGCACACTGGAACGGCCCCCAGGATGTAAAAAATCGCTACCCAAGCGCGAGCTTTCTTGCGGACAACAGGGTGATTTTCAACATCAAGGGCAACACTTACCGGGTGGTAATCAAGGTGAGATACCAAAACGGGATCGTTTTGATTGAGTGGGTTGGGACTCACGCCGAGTATGACAAAAAGAACTTTTAG
- a CDS encoding ImmA/IrrE family metallo-endopeptidase, translating to MKQQVRVIKTQRDYDAAIARLSALMDEEITPGSSKEAELELWALVIESYERSKVVPISPDPIEAIHFRMDQQGLKKKDLVPYFGSLSKVSEVLARKRPLSLVMIRKIHKGLDIPADILLGAAEDQDIDLSEEPRYDYAKFPWQEMLSRGYLKDFAGSVQQAKEKGEELIRGFMRGVPDQPALLRAPLNQSGSRVMDDYALRVWCVTVLKKARHQKQNLRTQYKHGSITDDWLRDLAKLSCFEQGPRLVQEYLANIGIVLVIEEHFKKTYLDGAAMLDDGMPVIALTLRHDRLDNFWFALIHELVHVQKHLNASNLFISDNLDDKSRSSKEELEADTGAREALIPSAEWDASEVKNTHSAEHVITLADRLRVHPAIVAGRVRYQTDNWRLLTGFNASVRKYFEDQLGGKAGSL from the coding sequence ATGAAGCAACAGGTTCGAGTTATTAAAACGCAGCGTGACTATGACGCAGCGATTGCTCGTCTGTCGGCTTTGATGGACGAAGAGATCACCCCAGGCTCCAGCAAGGAGGCAGAGCTTGAGCTTTGGGCTCTGGTAATCGAGTCTTACGAGCGCAGCAAGGTCGTGCCCATTTCCCCTGACCCGATTGAAGCCATCCATTTTCGGATGGATCAGCAGGGTTTGAAGAAAAAAGACTTGGTCCCTTACTTTGGCTCGCTATCGAAGGTTTCAGAAGTGCTTGCTCGCAAGCGGCCGCTGAGTTTGGTCATGATTCGGAAAATCCATAAAGGTTTGGATATTCCTGCTGACATTCTTCTAGGGGCTGCTGAAGACCAGGATATCGACCTATCCGAAGAGCCCCGCTACGACTATGCCAAATTCCCTTGGCAGGAAATGTTGAGTAGGGGTTACTTGAAGGACTTTGCCGGTTCCGTACAGCAGGCTAAAGAAAAGGGTGAGGAACTGATACGCGGTTTTATGCGCGGCGTGCCTGACCAGCCCGCACTCCTCCGAGCGCCGCTCAATCAAAGCGGCTCGCGAGTCATGGACGATTACGCCTTGCGGGTATGGTGTGTTACGGTCCTTAAGAAAGCGCGTCACCAAAAGCAAAACTTGCGAACCCAGTACAAACATGGCTCGATCACAGACGACTGGCTACGCGACCTAGCCAAGCTATCCTGCTTCGAGCAAGGACCTCGTCTGGTTCAGGAATATCTAGCGAATATCGGCATTGTTTTGGTCATTGAAGAGCACTTCAAGAAGACCTACCTTGACGGGGCTGCGATGCTTGACGACGGTATGCCGGTCATCGCCCTGACACTCCGGCATGATCGCTTAGATAATTTCTGGTTCGCGCTGATTCACGAGTTGGTGCACGTACAGAAGCACTTGAATGCTTCGAACCTGTTTATCTCCGACAACCTAGATGACAAGAGTCGATCCAGCAAAGAGGAATTGGAGGCTGATACAGGCGCCCGCGAGGCGTTGATTCCATCTGCCGAATGGGACGCCTCCGAAGTGAAGAATACGCATTCAGCAGAACACGTAATCACGCTGGCTGATCGACTCCGGGTTCATCCGGCTATTGTGGCAGGGCGGGTTCGTTACCAAACTGATAACTGGCGTCTTCTGACAGGCTTTAACGCAAGTGTCCGGAAGTACTTCGAAGACCAACTGGGAGGGAAAGCCGGGAGTCTCTGA
- a CDS encoding Arm DNA-binding domain-containing protein yields MPLKDVEIKAAKPGAKPLRMFDGGGMYLEVMPDEAKYWRLKYRYAGKEKRLAFGVYPEVSLKAARELRDKARELLRQGVDPGEHRKTVKTA; encoded by the coding sequence ATGCCCCTAAAGGACGTGGAAATCAAGGCCGCCAAGCCAGGCGCCAAGCCCTTACGGATGTTCGACGGTGGGGGCATGTATTTAGAGGTCATGCCCGACGAGGCGAAGTATTGGCGGCTGAAATACCGCTATGCCGGCAAGGAAAAGCGTCTTGCGTTCGGCGTCTATCCGGAGGTTTCGCTCAAGGCCGCGCGCGAGCTGCGCGACAAGGCCCGCGAATTACTCCGCCAAGGTGTAGACCCCGGAGAGCACCGCAAAACCGTCAAAACGGCGTAA
- a CDS encoding aldo/keto reductase yields MKKRRLGSTGIEIAPLALGGNVFGWTADEATSLSLIDLFVERGFSLIDTADVYSTWVDGHSGGESEAIIGQWLRRGGAREKIVIATKVGMDMKTFGKGLSKSHILRSADASLKRLGVEQIDLYQAHIDDASVPLEETLEAFALLVESGKVRAIGASNYVAPRLAEALAVSDTKGFPRFACLQPHYHLANRSFFEGPLRTLCLDEDLGVLSYYALAGGFLTGKYRKESDLAGKARAQTVAHYLDPRGLDILAELDKIAARLDATPAQVAIAWVMAQPGVTAPIVSATSLAQLEDTLRSAEISLDRTALDRLDRISA; encoded by the coding sequence ATGAAAAAACGTAGACTGGGCTCGACCGGCATCGAGATCGCGCCTTTGGCGCTGGGTGGCAATGTCTTCGGTTGGACCGCCGACGAGGCGACCTCGCTTTCCCTCATAGACCTGTTCGTCGAGCGCGGTTTTTCACTCATCGACACCGCCGACGTCTATTCCACCTGGGTGGACGGCCATAGCGGCGGCGAATCGGAAGCCATCATCGGTCAATGGCTCAGACGCGGCGGCGCGCGCGAGAAGATCGTCATCGCGACCAAGGTCGGTATGGATATGAAGACCTTCGGCAAGGGCCTTTCCAAGTCCCATATCCTGCGTTCGGCCGATGCCTCCCTTAAGCGCCTAGGGGTTGAGCAGATAGACCTCTACCAGGCGCATATCGACGACGCATCCGTGCCGCTGGAAGAAACCCTCGAAGCCTTTGCGCTTCTGGTCGAATCCGGCAAAGTCCGCGCCATCGGCGCCTCCAACTATGTGGCACCGCGGCTCGCCGAAGCGCTCGCGGTCTCCGATACCAAGGGCTTTCCGCGTTTCGCCTGCCTGCAGCCCCATTACCACCTCGCCAACCGGTCCTTCTTCGAGGGTCCGCTGCGGACGCTCTGTCTCGACGAAGACCTAGGCGTGCTCTCTTACTACGCGTTGGCCGGCGGCTTCCTCACCGGAAAATATCGCAAGGAGAGCGATCTCGCGGGCAAGGCGCGCGCGCAGACCGTCGCCCATTACCTGGATCCGCGCGGGCTCGACATACTCGCCGAGCTCGACAAGATCGCCGCGCGTCTCGACGCCACTCCCGCGCAGGTCGCCATTGCCTGGGTCATGGCGCAGCCGGGTGTCACGGCACCCATCGTGAGCGCGACCAGCCTTGCGCAGCTTGAGGACACCTTACGATCCGCCGAGATCAGCCTCGATCGCACGGCGCTCGATCGCCTGGACCGGATCAGCGCCTGA
- a CDS encoding bacteriohemerythrin produces MSTLEHAGLLQVGHDLIDQDHAEFLDLLGRLDAESDAEFPALFAQLCSHTEQHFERENQLMRQSAFPAEAEHKGEHQRVIGEFRQFKSRVDRGLIPFARCFVRENLPGWLKLHVSTMDSALVAHLKAQSER; encoded by the coding sequence ATGAGTACCCTTGAACACGCTGGCCTATTACAGGTCGGTCACGACCTGATCGACCAGGACCATGCTGAATTCCTGGATCTGCTGGGCCGTTTGGACGCAGAGAGCGATGCGGAATTTCCGGCGCTGTTCGCACAGCTCTGCTCACATACCGAGCAGCATTTCGAACGGGAAAACCAGCTGATGCGGCAATCTGCTTTTCCCGCCGAAGCCGAGCATAAGGGTGAGCACCAGCGCGTGATCGGCGAGTTCAGGCAGTTCAAATCCCGTGTCGACAGGGGCTTGATCCCTTTCGCCCGCTGCTTCGTGCGGGAAAACCTGCCGGGCTGGCTCAAACTGCATGTCTCCACCATGGACAGCGCACTCGTCGCCCACCTCAAAGCCCAAAGCGAGCGCTGA
- a CDS encoding Rieske 2Fe-2S domain-containing protein has protein sequence MAFTVICHKNDVAEGGMGFFQAGKKSVLVIWPTGGELKAYRGRCPHADMPLNEASFDGKTVRCQYHQWGFDSSSGKCVTHLVRHALHPYELRVEGDEVQVDVGPIKPPRSAA, from the coding sequence ATGGCATTCACCGTGATCTGTCACAAGAATGACGTGGCCGAAGGGGGTATGGGCTTCTTCCAGGCCGGCAAAAAGAGCGTGCTGGTGATATGGCCAACCGGCGGCGAGCTCAAGGCGTATCGCGGGCGCTGCCCACATGCCGACATGCCCTTGAACGAAGCGAGCTTCGACGGGAAGACCGTCAGGTGCCAGTACCACCAATGGGGCTTTGACAGCAGCAGCGGCAAGTGTGTGACGCACCTGGTCCGCCACGCCCTCCACCCCTACGAATTGCGCGTTGAGGGTGACGAGGTTCAAGTCGACGTCGGGCCGATCAAGCCGCCGCGCTCGGCTGCCTGA
- a CDS encoding cupin domain-containing protein, giving the protein MQVRADFSRKEIVRLAEAEWVPSPQSGVTRLMLDRIGGEIARATSLVRFEPGSHFPFHVHGGGEEILVIEGSLADEHGVYPAGTYLRDPIGTSHAPQTKEGCTLFVKLRQFSPDDTLRSVIDTRSQPWIRAGRDGMAAMPLHDFDGVSTYLIRLRPGLRLECNFHPGGEEILVLEGVFCDEDGTYPAGSWIRSPVGSTHKPYTEEGCVLFIKEGHLRPEKRYAFEASGINAQ; this is encoded by the coding sequence ATGCAGGTCCGTGCAGATTTTTCCCGGAAAGAGATCGTCCGGCTCGCAGAAGCCGAATGGGTGCCGTCCCCGCAATCGGGTGTAACTCGTTTGATGCTAGACCGGATAGGTGGCGAGATTGCGCGGGCCACCAGCCTGGTGCGTTTCGAGCCGGGCAGTCACTTCCCGTTTCACGTGCACGGCGGCGGCGAGGAAATCCTGGTAATCGAAGGCTCACTCGCAGACGAACATGGCGTTTACCCGGCGGGCACGTATTTGCGCGATCCCATAGGCACCTCGCATGCGCCACAGACGAAGGAAGGCTGCACGCTGTTCGTGAAGCTTAGGCAGTTCTCGCCGGATGACACGCTCAGGTCGGTCATCGATACGCGGTCACAACCCTGGATCAGGGCGGGCCGCGACGGTATGGCCGCCATGCCGCTGCATGATTTCGACGGAGTATCGACTTATCTGATCCGCTTGCGGCCCGGACTCCGCCTGGAGTGCAATTTTCATCCGGGCGGCGAGGAAATTCTCGTGCTCGAGGGCGTTTTCTGCGACGAGGACGGCACTTATCCGGCCGGCAGTTGGATACGCAGCCCCGTCGGCAGCACGCATAAGCCTTATACCGAAGAAGGCTGCGTACTGTTCATCAAGGAAGGCCATTTGCGCCCGGAAAAACGCTATGCCTTCGAGGCCAGCGGCATCAACGCCCAGTGA
- a CDS encoding SDR family NAD(P)-dependent oxidoreductase has translation MTAPVALIVGAGPGIGGAFASRLVARGYTVALAARQLSRLEALAASLNCRAYPVDVSSHTSVAELFLAVERDLGAPEVVLFNAAARYPGAITDLQPEVVAHSLQINALGAFAVAQEAARRLLPLGRGAIFFTGATASVKGFARSSAFAMGKFALRGLTQSLAKELAPQGIHVAHFVIDGVVAAEGGERDFTPGNIADSYLAVLDQPPGAWSWEIELRSCVERF, from the coding sequence ATGACGGCGCCGGTTGCTTTGATCGTAGGCGCCGGTCCCGGCATCGGTGGTGCCTTCGCTTCCCGCCTCGTCGCACGCGGTTATACCGTGGCCTTGGCCGCGCGCCAATTGTCACGGCTGGAGGCGCTGGCGGCCTCGTTAAACTGTCGAGCCTATCCTGTGGACGTCAGTTCACATACCTCCGTTGCAGAACTGTTTCTTGCCGTCGAACGGGATTTGGGAGCGCCGGAGGTCGTCCTGTTCAATGCCGCCGCCCGATATCCTGGCGCGATCACCGACCTGCAGCCCGAGGTCGTCGCTCACAGCTTGCAGATCAATGCCTTGGGTGCATTCGCCGTGGCCCAGGAAGCCGCGCGGCGCTTGCTGCCGCTAGGCCGGGGGGCGATTTTCTTCACCGGTGCGACGGCCAGCGTGAAAGGCTTTGCGCGATCGAGCGCATTCGCCATGGGCAAATTCGCCCTGCGTGGGCTGACGCAAAGCTTGGCCAAAGAACTGGCGCCACAGGGCATCCATGTCGCGCATTTCGTGATCGACGGTGTCGTGGCTGCAGAAGGCGGGGAACGCGACTTTACTCCCGGTAATATCGCCGATAGTTATCTCGCCGTACTCGATCAGCCACCCGGTGCCTGGTCCTGGGAGATTGAATTGCGTAGCTGCGTCGAGCGCTTCTAG
- a CDS encoding IS256 family transposase, protein MPSKTSKKKPAAALPSIPKELIDQMVSGPMDAEAINAASMAFKKALIERALGAELSHHLGYPPGADKPGEVGNHRNGVTGKTVLTEDGPLRIDIPRDRQGSFEPLLIPKHERRFTGFDDKIVAMYARGMTVREIQGFLAEQYGTEVSPEFISSVTDAVMAEVTAWQSRPLEAMYPVVFFDALRVKIREEAVVRNKAIYLALAVLPDGTRDILGLWIENTEGAKFWMKVFNDLKTRGVVDILIAVTDGLKGMPEALAAVFPATTLQTCIVHLIRNSLDYASWKDRKALAAAIKPIYTAPSAEAALAELDAFEQGLWGEKFPTVVAAWRRAWDRVIPFFAFPPAIRRVIYTTNAIESINARLRKILKTRGHFPSDDAASKLIWLALRNITADWGRAAKDWKDAMNQFAILYAERFEAARG, encoded by the coding sequence ATGCCAAGCAAGACGAGCAAGAAGAAACCGGCAGCGGCGCTGCCCAGCATTCCGAAAGAACTCATAGACCAGATGGTCAGTGGCCCGATGGACGCCGAGGCGATCAATGCCGCCTCGATGGCGTTCAAGAAGGCGCTGATCGAACGTGCACTGGGCGCCGAACTCAGCCATCACCTGGGTTACCCACCCGGCGCCGACAAGCCCGGCGAGGTGGGCAATCACCGCAACGGGGTGACCGGCAAGACGGTGCTGACCGAAGACGGGCCGCTTCGGATCGACATCCCGCGCGACCGTCAGGGCAGCTTCGAACCCCTGCTTATCCCTAAGCACGAGCGGCGCTTCACCGGTTTCGATGACAAGATCGTGGCCATGTACGCCCGGGGCATGACGGTGCGCGAGATTCAGGGCTTCCTGGCCGAGCAGTACGGCACCGAGGTTTCACCGGAATTCATCAGTTCAGTCACCGATGCGGTGATGGCCGAGGTCACCGCCTGGCAGTCACGCCCGCTCGAAGCCATGTATCCGGTGGTGTTCTTCGATGCTCTGCGGGTCAAGATTCGCGAGGAGGCGGTGGTCCGCAACAAGGCGATCTACCTGGCCTTGGCTGTTCTGCCAGACGGCACGCGCGACATCCTCGGGTTGTGGATCGAGAACACCGAGGGCGCCAAGTTCTGGATGAAGGTCTTCAATGACCTCAAGACGCGCGGTGTGGTCGACATCCTGATCGCCGTCACCGACGGCCTGAAGGGCATGCCCGAGGCCTTGGCCGCCGTTTTCCCAGCGACCACGCTGCAGACCTGTATCGTGCATCTGATTCGCAACAGCCTCGACTACGCGAGTTGGAAGGACCGTAAGGCACTGGCGGCAGCGATCAAGCCGATCTACACCGCGCCCAGCGCCGAAGCCGCGCTGGCCGAACTCGACGCGTTCGAGCAAGGCCTCTGGGGTGAGAAATTCCCGACCGTGGTCGCCGCCTGGCGGCGGGCCTGGGACCGGGTGATTCCCTTCTTTGCCTTCCCGCCCGCCATCCGCCGGGTGATCTACACGACCAATGCCATCGAGAGCATCAACGCCCGACTGCGCAAGATCCTCAAGACGCGTGGCCATTTCCCGAGCGACGATGCTGCCAGCAAGCTGATCTGGCTGGCCTTGCGCAACATTACGGCCGACTGGGGACGGGCGGCCAAGGATTGGAAGGACGCCATGAACCAATTCGCCATCCTCTACGCTGAACGCTTTGAAGCGGCTCGCGGATAA
- a CDS encoding M15 family metallopeptidase translates to MSLVSEQSIFLLQVGELIRKAHELGFVVTGGELYRTPEQQALYMKNGRSKTMGSQHLKRLAVDLNFFKEDADGGLALTYDADALRPLGQYWESLDSANRWGGNWSSFKDTPHFERRPASAVEAPSVSTAGAVEAVAEVAGVAGRAVGGSASRGGAGLLAAAVGVRCPNQRDDVETVQRILNLSLEAGKIALDAPLSTDGAFGGKTLAAISAFQRAALGETEPDGVVSVKGATWSALCDFLPTVDQEAFMALLYLRAAEADASGFHASLLATMKQRGIDSPLRIAHFLAQLGHESGELRFHEEIASGKAYEGRADLGNTRSGDGPRFKGRGLIQLTGRANYESYGKAIGRKDEILAQPTLIATDPALCVDVAGWYWETRKINPLADRDDLIAVTKKINGGTNGLEDRRRLLVRAKGLLGIG, encoded by the coding sequence ATGAGTCTGGTAAGCGAACAATCGATATTCCTGCTGCAGGTCGGCGAGCTAATACGCAAGGCCCACGAGCTGGGTTTCGTGGTCACCGGCGGCGAGTTGTACCGCACGCCGGAGCAGCAAGCCTTGTATATGAAAAACGGCCGCAGCAAGACCATGGGCAGTCAGCACCTCAAGCGGCTCGCGGTCGACCTGAATTTCTTCAAGGAAGACGCCGATGGCGGTCTGGCGCTCACCTACGACGCCGACGCGCTACGCCCCTTGGGACAGTATTGGGAAAGCCTGGACAGCGCCAATCGTTGGGGAGGTAATTGGTCGAGCTTCAAGGACACGCCGCATTTCGAGCGTCGGCCGGCGAGCGCGGTGGAAGCGCCATCCGTGAGCACAGCCGGAGCGGTCGAGGCCGTAGCCGAGGTGGCCGGCGTCGCGGGACGAGCGGTGGGGGGGAGCGCAAGCCGGGGTGGCGCAGGCTTGCTCGCCGCCGCGGTCGGTGTGCGTTGTCCGAACCAGCGCGACGATGTGGAGACGGTGCAGAGAATCCTGAATCTCAGCCTGGAGGCCGGAAAAATCGCTTTGGATGCGCCGCTGAGCACCGACGGTGCGTTCGGCGGCAAGACTTTGGCGGCGATTTCCGCCTTTCAACGTGCCGCCTTGGGCGAGACGGAGCCGGACGGCGTGGTGTCGGTCAAAGGGGCGACCTGGTCGGCCCTGTGCGACTTTCTTCCGACCGTCGACCAGGAGGCCTTCATGGCCTTGCTGTATCTGCGCGCGGCCGAGGCGGACGCGAGCGGCTTTCACGCCTCGTTGCTCGCTACGATGAAGCAGCGCGGCATCGACAGCCCCTTGCGCATCGCCCACTTTCTCGCCCAATTGGGTCATGAAAGCGGCGAGCTGCGTTTCCATGAGGAGATCGCGTCCGGCAAGGCTTATGAGGGTCGGGCTGATTTGGGCAACACACGGTCCGGTGACGGCCCGCGTTTCAAAGGCCGCGGCTTGATACAACTGACCGGGCGGGCGAACTACGAATCCTACGGGAAAGCCATCGGACGCAAGGACGAAATCCTCGCCCAGCCGACCCTGATAGCGACCGATCCGGCCCTCTGTGTGGATGTGGCCGGCTGGTATTGGGAGACGCGCAAGATCAATCCGTTGGCCGACCGAGACGACCTGATCGCGGTGACCAAGAAGATCAACGGCGGAACCAATGGCCTGGAGGACCGGCGCCGCCTGTTGGTCCGGGCGAAAGGCTTGCTCGGAATAGGGTGA
- the mgtE gene encoding magnesium transporter: MADPNSTPTDDLLKLHLEEVVELLEKQKLEETIVQHQSMPRHELIETLLHKRHQAALKQKLDKLHSADIAYILEALPLEQRLVVWNLVESELDGQVLLDVSDAVRQTLISDMNTQELLTATEQLDTDEIADLAPDLPEEVLQELLESLNDQNRARLESVLAHEEDMVASLMDFGMVTIRDDITLGVVLRYLRRRGDLPEHTDKLFVVDQQDVLKGVLSLKRLLVNNPEAKVSELMSREVVSFKLSDQAADAARAFERYDLLTAPVVDEHNRLQGRLRVEAIVDYIRQQSDDELLSQAGLLEEEDLFSGIWQSLKNRWVWLGINLVTAFLSTRVIGLFEGTIERIVALASLMPIVAGIGGNTGTQTTTLIVRSLALGLIGGANVRKLVAKEMGIAVLNGLVWGSLIGLVAYGLYHDSELGIVMATAMMLNLLVAAIMGLAIPLVRHQLKLDPAIGASVLLTAITDSMGFFIFLGLATMFLL, from the coding sequence ATGGCAGACCCGAACAGCACCCCGACCGACGACCTGCTCAAGCTGCACCTGGAAGAAGTCGTCGAACTGCTGGAAAAACAGAAGCTGGAAGAAACCATCGTCCAGCACCAGTCCATGCCCCGCCATGAGCTGATCGAAACCCTGCTGCACAAGCGCCATCAGGCCGCGCTTAAGCAGAAGCTCGACAAGCTCCATTCCGCCGATATCGCCTACATCCTCGAAGCGCTCCCCCTGGAGCAGCGCCTGGTGGTATGGAATCTGGTCGAGTCCGAACTGGACGGCCAGGTCTTGCTAGACGTGTCCGACGCGGTGCGTCAGACCCTGATTTCGGACATGAACACCCAGGAACTCCTCACCGCGACGGAGCAACTGGACACCGACGAAATCGCCGACCTCGCCCCGGACCTGCCGGAAGAAGTCTTGCAGGAACTGCTGGAATCGCTCAACGACCAGAACCGCGCGCGGCTGGAATCGGTGCTAGCGCACGAGGAAGACATGGTGGCCTCGCTGATGGACTTCGGCATGGTGACCATCCGCGACGACATCACCCTGGGCGTGGTGTTGCGCTACCTCAGGCGGCGCGGCGACCTGCCTGAACATACCGACAAGCTCTTCGTGGTCGATCAGCAGGACGTGCTGAAAGGCGTGCTTTCGCTCAAACGGCTATTGGTCAACAACCCGGAAGCGAAGGTTTCCGAGCTGATGTCGCGCGAGGTGGTCAGCTTCAAGTTGAGCGACCAGGCTGCCGACGCCGCCCGCGCCTTCGAGCGCTACGACTTGCTCACCGCGCCTGTCGTGGATGAGCACAACCGCCTGCAGGGCCGTCTGCGCGTCGAGGCCATCGTGGACTACATACGCCAGCAGTCGGACGACGAATTGCTGTCCCAGGCCGGCCTGCTGGAAGAAGAAGACCTGTTTTCCGGCATCTGGCAGAGTCTCAAGAACCGCTGGGTCTGGCTGGGCATCAACCTGGTCACAGCCTTCCTCAGCACCCGCGTCATCGGCTTGTTCGAGGGCACCATCGAACGCATCGTCGCGCTGGCTTCGCTCATGCCCATCGTCGCCGGCATCGGCGGCAATACCGGCACGCAAACCACCACCCTCATCGTCCGCTCGCTGGCCCTGGGGCTGATCGGCGGAGCCAACGTACGCAAGCTGGTCGCCAAGGAAATGGGCATCGCCGTGCTCAACGGCCTGGTGTGGGGTTCGCTCATCGGCCTGGTCGCCTACGGCCTGTACCACGACAGCGAGCTGGGCATCGTCATGGCCACCGCCATGATGCTGAATCTACTGGTGGCCGCCATCATGGGTCTGGCTATACCCCTGGTGCGCCACCAACTCAAGCTCGACCCCGCCATCGGCGCCAGCGTCCTGCTGACCGCCATCACCGACAGCATGGGTTTCTTCATCTTCCTGGGATTGGCGACGATGTTCTTGCTGTGA
- a CDS encoding YbeD family protein, whose translation MSEPRPPLLEFPCDFPIKAFGRCGEDFDLRVVEIVRRHAPDLGENAVSSRPSTGGKFAAVTIVVRARDQAQLDAIYRDLSASPDVIMAL comes from the coding sequence ATGAGCGAGCCCCGCCCGCCCCTGCTGGAATTCCCCTGCGACTTCCCGATCAAGGCTTTCGGCCGCTGTGGGGAAGACTTCGACCTGCGCGTGGTGGAAATCGTGCGCCGCCACGCGCCCGACCTGGGCGAAAACGCCGTGAGCAGCCGCCCGAGCACGGGCGGTAAGTTCGCCGCCGTAACCATCGTGGTGCGGGCCCGCGACCAGGCGCAACTGGACGCCATCTACCGCGATCTCAGCGCCAGTCCCGACGTCATCATGGCGCTTTGA